A single Macrobrachium nipponense isolate FS-2020 chromosome 5, ASM1510439v2, whole genome shotgun sequence DNA region contains:
- the LOC135215801 gene encoding zinc finger MYM-type protein 1-like, with the protein MVDATPDMSHTEQSTFILRYLTCDKCGKYLIQERFLSFIDDSKKTGADISEMILKFLSDSHIPFEDCRGQGYDNGSNMSGEYNGVQSHLKRKNPLCLFSTFGCHSLNLCGSDAAACCKEVVTFFGMVQTVYNICSSSPKRWEILKSHIAASLHGLSGTRWTDRVASVRPFAHHLPGILASLKEISQLKSLTAKTKVDVAAAIKYVSSFECILMAAFWFKLLNSIDQRNQVIQAQSSTVDIEVKNIEDLETELQSLKKKWHLIYDEAKVVAVAMNIDPVFRVTRKGKRKSFFDDSDSDDDKVSGEDSLIQTDEHRFKKEVFFKVIDTVCERLNKRYQAIFQINKLFGFLWSYLDMTDEVIVNDSKNFSTEYSKDISSDKLTEEILYLKNIYIKPI; encoded by the coding sequence atggTTGATGCTACCCCGGATATGTCACATACTGAACAAAGTACATTCATCCTGAGATACCTAACTTGTGATAAATGTGGTAAATACCTGATACAAGAgagatttctttcatttattgatgACAGTAAGAAGACAGGGGCAGACATTTCAGAGATGATATTAAAATTTCTTAGTGATTCTCATATTCCTTTTGAAGATTGCAGAGGTCAGGGATACGACAATGGTAGTAATATGTCAGGTGAGTACAATGGAGTCCAGAGCCATCTTAAAAGAAAGAATCCTCTCTGCTTGTTCTCAACTTTTGGCTGTCATTCCTTAAACTTGTGTGGTTCTGATGCTGCTGCTTGTTGCAAAGAGGTAGTAACATTTTTTGGGATGGTACAGACAGTATATAATATTTGCTCGAGCAGTCCCAAACGCTGGGAGATACTTAAGAGTCACATTGCGGCATCTCTTCACGGTTTATCTGGAACTCGGTGGACAGATAGAGTAGCTAGTGTCAGGCCCTTTGCACACCATTTACCTGGTATTCTCGCTTCACTTAAAGAAATATCCCAACTGAAGAGTTTAACAGCTAAAACTAAAGTAGATGTGGCAGCCGCTATTAAGTATGTGTCTTCTTTTGAATGTATTTTGATGGCTGCTTTTTGGTTCAAGTTATTGAATTCAATAGATCAGAGAAATCAGGTGATTCAAGCTCAGTCTTCTACTGTAGATATTGAAGTAAAAAACATAGAGGACTTGGAAACTGAATTGCAGTCTCTCAAAAAGAAGTGGCATTTAATTTATGATGAAGCCAAAGTTGTTGCAGTTGCCATGAACATTGACCCAGTATTTCGAGTCACtcggaaaggaaaaagaaaatcctttttTGATGACTCCGACTCTGATGATGATAAGGTATCAGGTGAAGATTCActtatacagacagacgaacatagaTTTAAGAAAGAAGTGTTTTTTAAGGTTATTGACACAGTATGTGAGAGACTAAACAAGCGTTACCAGGCCATCTTCCAGATTAACAAACTATTTGGGTTTCTGTGGTCATATCTTGATATGACTGATGAAGTGATAGTAAATGATTCTAAAAACTTTAGCACTGAGTATAGCAAAGACATCTCTAGTGACAAGCTAACTGAGGAAATTCTGTAccttaagaatatatacataaagccAATTtag